A genomic window from Gossypium hirsutum isolate 1008001.06 chromosome D10, Gossypium_hirsutum_v2.1, whole genome shotgun sequence includes:
- the LOC107931848 gene encoding sister chromatid cohesion protein DCC1 has protein sequence MMEQPHSCCKGAEVLLNLQPTSSVSIQYHPFFGSHDDLVLLELDEKLLSDVLYQRVTLRGQPDEDAVLCTKSKTYSVKFVGTSNSVFLIPPADCSTSHESGGENYKQQVATASVIKVAPGNMELVEVAPRLDKLKSILSENLYSSDEASTAMGDLYKWDDLINKVQASDDELKAGLQALSAVEIDGYWRIVDEKYMDVILRMLLHNSVLNDWLLDSLVEDKVVSVLESDGFPRKLVYHCLNVYGSSVEEEAMGGGVWRLDARRVCVHFARGVLREGKRKMESFMEEWLRMIPEEMQPSFDMLEGEVLTEKIGVETWVRALSVSSLPTTPAERFSILFKERAKWEWKDLEPYIRDLNVPGLSSEALLLKYTRRSQPSIDAEPVFSAR, from the exons ATGATGGAACAACCTCATTCGTGTTGCAAGGGAGCTGAAGTGTTATTAAATCTCCAGCCAACTTCTTCAGTTTCTATTCAATATCATCCGTTCTTTGGTTCCCATGATGATTTGGTTCTACTCGAGCTTGATGAGAAACTTCTCTCTGATGTCCTGTACCAGAG GGTAACCTTAAGAGGACAGCCTGATGAAGATGCGGTTCTTTGCACCAAGTCGAAAACATACTCGGTTAAATTTGTAGGAACTTCAAACTCTGTGTTCCTTATACCACCTGCAGATTGTTCAACGTCGCATGAAAGTGGCGGGGAAAATTACAAGCAACAAGTTGCTACAGCATCAGTCATCAAAGTTGCACCTGGTAACATGGAGCTTGTTGAGGTTGCTCCTAGACTTGACAAGCTCAAATCAATTCTCTCAGAGAATCTTTACAGCTCCGATGAGGCATCAACGGCAATGGGGGATTTGTATAAATGGGATGATCTTATAAACAAGGTTCAAGCTAGCGATGATGAATTAAAGGCTGGATTACAAGCTCTTTCAGCCGTGGAGATTGATGGATATTGGAGAATTGTGGATGAGAAATACATGGACGTGATTCTTAGGATGCTTTTGCATAATTCTGTGTTGAATGACTGGTTGCTGGACTCACTTGTTGAAGATAAAGTTGTGAGTGTATTGGAATCGGATGGATTTCCACGCAAACTTGTCTACCATTGTTTGAATGTCTATGGTAGTAGCGTGGAGGAGGAGGCCATGGGTGGAGGTGTTTGGAGACTGGATGCAAGACGAGTATGCGTGCATTTTGCAAGGGGGGTATTGAGAGAAGGAAAGAGGAAGATGGAGAGTTTCATGGAAGAATGGTTGCGGATGATTCCAGAAGAAATGCAGCCCAGTTTTGATATGTTAGAAGGTGAAGTGTTGACTGAGAAGATTGGTGTAGAGACATGGGTTCGTGCCCTCAGTGTTTCCTCATTGCCAACAACTCCTGCAGAACGTTTTTCCATCCTCTTCAAAGAACGAGCTAAATGGGAGTGGAAAGATTTAGAGCCCTACATTAG GGATCTAAATGTACCCGGGCTTTCATCGGAAGCTTTGCTTCTGAAGTACACTCGGAGATCTCAACCGAGCATTGATGCGGAACCTGTTTTTAGTGCTagatag